From the uncultured Fibrobacter sp. genome, one window contains:
- a CDS encoding site-specific DNA-methyltransferase has product MKSLANTIYSCFKDKGEFSLKDAYSENSDKPKETVRARIYDNLGVKFERVAKGLYKTIEGDESCVVIEGDGRDLSMLGDASIDCILTDHPWLDKKSNKGGDRNFATYDCFRYTLDDFREKARVLKDGCFLVEILPAENENNYDYLYQIKKYAEQCGLLYYSKVTWKKGNFVSNTGRKSKNTQDVMIFSKGTARSLRIDAKKTKDTGTPQYMSGTAQMLPAMFDIPPVARKNKIHQSELPLTLCEKILQFVTRQGETVLDSFAGSGVVGEAALNLKRNCILIELAHRNILKIRDRLAGNPFFREAFWKASPPLGNLNG; this is encoded by the coding sequence ATGAAATCACTCGCAAACACCATCTACTCCTGTTTCAAGGACAAGGGCGAATTCTCGCTCAAGGACGCCTATTCCGAAAATTCCGACAAGCCCAAGGAAACCGTCCGCGCGCGCATCTACGACAACCTCGGCGTAAAATTCGAGCGCGTCGCCAAGGGCCTGTACAAGACAATCGAGGGCGACGAAAGCTGCGTCGTGATAGAAGGCGACGGCCGCGACCTCTCCATGCTCGGGGACGCCTCCATCGACTGCATCCTGACCGACCACCCGTGGCTAGACAAGAAGTCCAACAAGGGCGGCGACCGCAACTTCGCCACGTACGACTGCTTCAGGTACACCCTTGACGACTTCAGGGAAAAAGCCCGCGTGCTCAAGGACGGCTGCTTCCTCGTCGAAATCCTCCCCGCCGAAAACGAGAACAACTACGATTACCTCTACCAGATAAAGAAATACGCCGAACAGTGCGGGCTGCTCTACTACTCGAAAGTCACCTGGAAAAAGGGGAACTTTGTCAGCAATACCGGGCGCAAGTCCAAGAACACCCAAGACGTGATGATATTCTCGAAAGGCACGGCGCGCAGCCTGCGCATCGACGCCAAGAAGACAAAAGACACCGGGACGCCCCAGTACATGAGCGGCACCGCGCAGATGCTCCCCGCCATGTTCGACATCCCGCCCGTCGCAAGGAAGAACAAGATACACCAGAGCGAACTCCCGCTGACCCTGTGCGAAAAAATCCTCCAGTTCGTGACCAGGCAGGGCGAAACCGTGCTTGACTCCTTCGCCGGCAGCGGCGTCGTGGGGGAAGCCGCACTGAATTTGAAACGGAACTGCATCCTGATAGAACTCGCCCACAGGAACATCCTCAAAATCAGGGACCGGCTCGCAGGCAACCCCTTCTTCCGAGAAGCATTCTGGAAAGCAAGCCCGCCCCTTGGCAACCTGAACGGATAA
- a CDS encoding DGQHR domain-containing protein, translated as MSKQKSQSIKAIPCSQNGIVFYSAVMSSSILKEVCFVSRRESDPRKGFQRTLNENRAKNIAAYLDSGKKCIPSSLILSAQNISNISYDKKKSELTFSISKNSFLVLDGQHRLFGYFLAKEDYAVPVVIFNNLNITAEVNLFIDINTNQKGVPATLLLDIKNIAGKETSLEEKQRTLFDYLDKNSVLAGRFSANKSRVGYISRLTFNEATKNILESGYFKEKDVNLVCKAVKNYLEAADQVLNSCHNEKVKLTNGSLFKAVFAIFNECIDKAFDKYQNIKVKNLKDVLTPISNLSYDSYVGSSNATVTKMVADMKAQLREYSKYSSIDEDDIF; from the coding sequence ATGTCTAAACAAAAAAGTCAATCAATTAAAGCAATTCCTTGTAGTCAAAATGGAATCGTTTTTTATTCTGCCGTCATGTCAAGCTCAATATTAAAGGAGGTTTGTTTTGTCTCGCGAAGAGAATCCGACCCACGAAAAGGCTTCCAGAGAACATTGAATGAAAATAGAGCGAAAAATATTGCTGCATATCTAGATAGTGGAAAAAAATGCATACCGTCTTCATTGATCCTAAGTGCCCAGAATATCTCAAATATATCTTATGATAAAAAGAAATCAGAACTGACTTTTAGCATTAGTAAAAATTCGTTTCTTGTTTTGGATGGACAACATAGATTATTTGGTTATTTTTTAGCAAAAGAGGATTACGCAGTTCCTGTTGTAATTTTCAATAATTTAAATATTACTGCAGAAGTGAATCTTTTCATTGACATTAATACAAATCAAAAGGGAGTCCCAGCAACTTTACTGCTGGATATAAAAAACATTGCTGGAAAAGAAACGTCTTTAGAAGAAAAACAGCGAACTCTTTTTGACTATTTGGACAAGAATAGTGTACTGGCAGGGCGTTTTTCCGCAAATAAAAGTAGAGTTGGCTACATATCAAGATTGACTTTTAATGAAGCTACCAAAAATATACTAGAAAGTGGTTATTTTAAAGAAAAAGATGTTAATCTTGTTTGCAAGGCTGTAAAAAATTATTTAGAAGCCGCGGACCAAGTGTTGAATAGTTGCCATAACGAGAAAGTGAAATTAACGAATGGCTCTTTATTTAAGGCTGTTTTTGCAATTTTTAATGAGTGTATAGACAAAGCTTTTGATAAGTATCAAAACATCAAGGTGAAAAATTTAAAAGATGTTCTGACTCCGATATCTAATTTATCATATGATTCGTATGTGGGTTCCAGTAATGCAACCGTCACAAAGATGGTTGCAGACATGAAAGCTCAATTGAGGGAGTATTCTAAATATAGCTCTATTGACGAGGATGATATATTTTGA
- the rhuM gene encoding RhuM family protein: MSKNEEKGEIVLYQPEGEVRLEVRVENETVWLTQAQMSMLFERERSVIAKHIKNVFKEGELDSKVVCANFAHTTPHGAIKGKTQISEVVLYNLDVIISVGYRVKSIAGTRFRQWANHVLKDYMLKGYAVNQRKIATDLQIADRLHEQRQLIESQGAEIADVRKSVAEQDSRLSAVEQRIDFFVNAAQAPTGGILATGTRFDGFVLIADLVKSAKRSVVFIDPFATIEVLKFAAMRAKGVQAAIYSARITPEFRAAADLHKKQYPGLDLKTMRTIHDRFLLVDDKVYHFGASFKDMGNEMTAFSVLDFVTPAEVIEKIQESMKGR, translated from the coding sequence ATGTCGAAAAACGAAGAAAAAGGCGAAATCGTGCTCTACCAGCCGGAGGGAGAAGTGCGGCTGGAGGTGCGCGTGGAGAACGAGACAGTGTGGCTTACGCAGGCGCAGATGTCCATGCTGTTCGAAAGAGAACGTTCCGTCATCGCAAAGCATATCAAAAACGTATTCAAGGAGGGCGAACTGGATTCAAAAGTGGTATGTGCAAATTTTGCACATACCACTCCCCATGGCGCAATTAAAGGGAAAACGCAGATTTCTGAGGTCGTCCTGTACAACCTTGACGTAATCATCTCTGTCGGCTATCGCGTTAAATCTATTGCTGGCACGCGTTTTCGCCAGTGGGCAAATCACGTCCTTAAAGACTACATGCTCAAGGGCTATGCCGTGAACCAGCGGAAGATTGCGACGGATTTGCAGATTGCGGACCGTCTGCATGAACAGCGGCAGCTCATCGAAAGTCAGGGCGCAGAAATCGCGGATGTCCGGAAGTCTGTCGCCGAACAGGATTCCCGCCTTTCCGCGGTCGAGCAGCGAATAGATTTCTTCGTGAATGCGGCGCAGGCGCCAACCGGCGGCATTCTCGCAACAGGAACTCGTTTCGACGGGTTTGTGCTGATTGCAGACCTCGTGAAATCGGCCAAGCGTTCCGTGGTGTTCATCGACCCGTTCGCCACCATTGAGGTGCTGAAATTCGCAGCGATGCGTGCGAAGGGCGTGCAGGCGGCTATTTATTCAGCGCGTATCACTCCCGAGTTCAGGGCGGCTGCGGATTTGCACAAAAAGCAATATCCCGGCCTGGATTTAAAGACAATGCGCACGATTCACGACCGCTTTTTGCTCGTCGACGACAAGGTGTATCACTTCGGGGCCTCGTTCAAGGATATGGGCAACGAGATGACTGCGTTCAGCGTTCTGGACTTCGTGACTCCCGCAGAAGTCATCGAGAAAATCCAGGAGAGCATGAAAGGGCGGTGA
- a CDS encoding DNA methyltransferase, with product MKSLANSIYSCFKKKGEFSLKEAYSKNSDKPKETVRARIYDNLGIKFERVAKGLYKTIDGDESCVLIEGDGRNLSMLDDASIDCILTDHPWLDKKSNKGGDRNFATYDCFKYNLDDFKEKARVLKDGCFLVEILPAENENNYDYLYQIKKYAEQCGLLYYSKVTWKKGNFVSNTGRKSKNTQDVMIFSKGKARNLRIDVKKTKETGEIHHMSGTTQMLPTMFDIPPVGKGDKIHQSELPLTLCEKILQFVTKQGEIVLDSFAGSGVVGGCRIKFETKLHPDRTCASEYC from the coding sequence ATGAAGTCTCTCGCAAATTCTATTTATTCCTGTTTCAAGAAAAAAGGTGAATTCTCGCTCAAGGAAGCCTATTCCAAAAACTCCGACAAGCCTAAGGAAACTGTTCGCGCAAGAATTTATGACAATCTCGGAATAAAATTCGAACGTGTCGCTAAAGGTCTATACAAAACCATCGATGGCGATGAGAGCTGTGTGTTAATAGAAGGTGATGGACGAAATCTAAGTATGCTTGATGATGCTTCTATCGACTGCATCTTGACGGACCATCCTTGGTTGGATAAAAAATCAAACAAGGGTGGAGACCGAAATTTTGCCACATACGACTGTTTCAAATACAATCTGGATGATTTTAAGGAAAAAGCACGCGTCCTCAAGGACGGCTGTTTTCTTGTTGAAATTCTCCCTGCTGAAAACGAGAACAATTATGATTACCTCTATCAAATCAAGAAGTATGCAGAGCAGTGTGGATTACTCTATTATTCTAAAGTCACATGGAAGAAGGGAAATTTTGTCAGTAACACGGGTCGCAAATCTAAAAATACTCAAGACGTGATGATTTTTTCGAAGGGTAAGGCTCGAAACCTTCGAATTGACGTGAAAAAGACAAAAGAAACTGGTGAAATCCACCATATGAGCGGAACTACGCAGATGCTTCCAACGATGTTCGATATTCCACCAGTTGGAAAGGGCGACAAAATTCACCAAAGTGAACTGCCACTAACCTTGTGTGAAAAAATCCTTCAATTTGTGACAAAACAGGGTGAAATAGTGTTAGATTCCTTCGCTGGAAGTGGAGTTGTGGGGGGATGCCGCATTAAATTTGAAACGAAATTGCATCCTGATAGAACATGCGCATCGGAATATTGTTAA
- a CDS encoding XRE family transcriptional regulator — MSLQNNIGKAIRALRSQKGVSQEKLALETGVGRRYMSDIENGRRNVSLEIIEKLANFFELSPSDFVKRIENADFPPLTIDSFKKYLCEHGYEDTVVLEKPDYMEAVVGVSENGRVIYAYEKMVRSLMLFDGMNYEEAAEFIDFNTLGALPSMGEKAPIVLMEIEE; from the coding sequence ATGTCTCTTCAAAATAATATTGGCAAAGCAATTCGCGCTCTACGTTCGCAGAAAGGCGTTTCGCAGGAAAAACTTGCTCTCGAAACAGGTGTTGGCCGACGCTATATGAGCGACATTGAGAACGGCCGCCGCAACGTCTCACTTGAAATTATTGAAAAACTCGCCAATTTCTTTGAATTAAGTCCGAGTGATTTTGTCAAGCGTATCGAAAATGCTGATTTCCCTCCTCTTACGATTGATTCTTTCAAGAAATATCTTTGCGAACATGGTTATGAGGATACCGTAGTCCTTGAAAAGCCTGATTACATGGAAGCCGTTGTTGGTGTTAGTGAAAATGGCCGTGTCATTTACGCATACGAAAAAATGGTTCGTTCACTGATGCTGTTTGACGGCATGAATTACGAAGAAGCTGCTGAATTCATTGACTTCAACACTCTTGGGGCTTTACCTAGCATGGGCGAGAAAGCTCCGATTGTATTGATGGAAATTGAGGAGTAA
- a CDS encoding RecQ family ATP-dependent DNA helicase yields MSIVFLDIEVSTSSNKIMDLGAVNDQDSTFHNSIQGDFLNFVKDAEFIGGHNILNHDLKYLAHLDLRKKKVIDTLYLSPLMFPMRPSHKLLKDDKILSDALNNPLLDAQKSKGLFYDEVNAFKALDNDLKEIYLNLLKGTAEFKGFFEFLGYSVSTKKFLGIFQNGSESKNTANLIKKRFEGLICENADIDTFVTDRPIELAYALAVINLKDKRSITPAWVLKNYPYIENILFLLRNKPCHKKCAYCEGKLDVRKKLKTFFGYDNFRTYDGEPLQEQAAAAAVNNDSLLAIFPTGGGKSITFQLPALMAGENYKGLTVVISPLQSLMKDQVDNLNKKGIVDAVTINGLLDPIERAESVERVESGLASLLYISPESLRSKTIEKLLLSRQIARFVIDEAHCFSSWGHDFRVDYLYIGDFIRKIQEQKIGSNRIPVSCFTATAKQKVVQDICDYFKRKLDLDLKIFATKATRANLTYHVIYQEDDDQKYKTLRSLIEQKNCPTIVYVSRTKTTAVLAEKLNQDGFVARAFNGKMDSREKVENQNAFINNQVQIIVATSAFGMGVDKDNVQLVVHYEISDSLENYVQEAGRAGRNQSLEADCYVLFNEKDLDKHFLLLNQTKLSLSEIQQVWKAIKSLTKNRSILKRSPLEIAREAGFDDPNGDVETRVKTAILALEEAGYIERRQNCPRVFATGIMVQNMDEARRKITASTLFDEKQKEAASRIMSLLISERSTSKADSDEAESRIDYIADILGLKCSEVQESVQLLRAENILADTRDLTAYIKKSEGENKSKGVINRFGQMENLLLSKLETGKTIFNLKELNEEAMASGIKKSSVKDFKTILFFWMINNFIEKNYYSDVSTKIELKVPLDTLKKDFDHRIQLSRFIVEHLYQTNLKVRPNQREEALIQFSEKELLAAYEDEISLFTKETVSYKDLERSLLYLSKTNSLQIENGFLVLYNALEIHRIEKNNLIKYKVDDYEKLNNFYKMKMQQIHIVGEYANMMVRDSKQALTFVSDYFALEYKMFLKKYFKGNREDEINHNITPQKYHEIVDELSPRQREIIEDKDSQYIMVAAGPGSGKTRVLVHKLASLMLLEDVKHEQLLMLTFSRSAAIDFKEKLRKLIGNAAVYLTAKTFHSYAFDLLGKMGDLNESDSVIETAVQMIREGEIEQSKITKKVLVIDEAQDMDEHQFALVQALIEQNEDMRVIAVGDDDQNIFEGIHKKNGSGSVNLSKFTEIYNAKKYELVENYRSIKPVVDFSNRFVQDIPNRLKENPIVSVREGVGAVRIRRFASTSLEYPVLNHLKKYPPLGTVGVLTQTNDDALKVMALLNHEKIKAKLIQDSDGFALHELIEFRSFLKWVQKENEPIISTEDWNLAVEKLKEKYQKSSILDICLRALDVYKSQNDRLYQNDFKLFLMESKISDFERGTKKEVVVSTIHKAKGREFDRVYVMVKDQRMNTEEGRRVLYVAFTRAKNQLYVFHCCPFLEEYAPEKLIDKAEYPEPAEIICQFGHKNLWLDYFYGEASGEGPELKKRVFALCAGMPLRFRNGCLYDSSSSKNAIAVLSKDAKAKIAHLEELGYVVKKVKIRYIVAWKNKEREDECPIILPEIELERRG; encoded by the coding sequence GTGAGCATTGTTTTTCTTGATATTGAGGTTTCTACATCCAGCAACAAGATTATGGATCTTGGTGCGGTTAACGACCAAGACTCCACTTTTCATAATTCAATCCAGGGTGACTTTCTGAATTTTGTGAAAGATGCCGAATTCATCGGTGGTCACAACATTCTAAATCATGATTTAAAATATTTGGCGCATTTGGATTTGCGGAAAAAGAAGGTGATTGACACTCTTTATTTGTCGCCTTTGATGTTCCCAATGAGGCCAAGTCACAAACTGCTGAAAGACGACAAGATCCTTAGTGACGCTCTGAACAACCCCTTGCTTGATGCGCAAAAGTCAAAAGGCCTCTTTTATGATGAGGTTAACGCCTTCAAGGCGTTGGATAACGATTTAAAAGAAATCTATTTGAACCTTTTGAAGGGAACAGCGGAATTTAAGGGCTTTTTTGAATTCCTGGGATATTCTGTTTCGACGAAAAAGTTTTTAGGCATTTTCCAGAACGGTTCTGAATCTAAAAATACAGCAAACCTTATCAAGAAACGTTTTGAAGGTTTGATTTGCGAAAACGCCGACATAGATACGTTTGTCACAGACCGCCCCATAGAACTAGCATACGCCTTGGCAGTAATCAATTTAAAAGACAAGCGTTCCATAACGCCGGCCTGGGTTCTGAAGAATTACCCATACATAGAAAACATTCTTTTCTTGTTGCGCAATAAGCCTTGCCATAAGAAATGCGCCTATTGCGAAGGCAAGCTTGACGTTAGGAAAAAACTCAAAACGTTTTTCGGCTACGATAATTTCAGAACGTATGATGGTGAACCGCTACAGGAGCAGGCGGCCGCAGCTGCGGTAAACAACGATTCCCTGCTTGCAATCTTCCCGACAGGTGGCGGCAAATCGATTACGTTCCAATTGCCCGCTTTAATGGCTGGTGAAAACTACAAGGGATTGACGGTTGTCATTTCTCCTTTGCAGTCCTTGATGAAAGACCAGGTGGACAACCTGAATAAAAAGGGAATTGTGGATGCCGTTACCATAAACGGTTTGTTGGATCCAATTGAGAGGGCTGAATCCGTAGAACGAGTGGAATCGGGTTTAGCGTCGCTCCTGTATATTTCACCGGAGTCTTTGCGCTCCAAGACCATAGAAAAACTGTTGCTTTCAAGGCAAATCGCACGTTTTGTGATCGATGAAGCGCACTGTTTTTCTAGCTGGGGCCATGATTTCCGTGTCGATTACCTTTATATAGGTGACTTCATCAGAAAAATTCAGGAACAAAAGATAGGTTCCAATAGAATTCCTGTTTCTTGCTTTACGGCTACGGCAAAGCAGAAGGTGGTTCAAGACATCTGCGATTATTTCAAGCGGAAATTGGATCTTGATTTAAAGATTTTTGCAACCAAGGCGACTCGAGCCAATTTGACTTATCATGTCATCTACCAAGAGGATGATGACCAGAAATATAAGACCTTGAGGTCCCTGATTGAGCAGAAGAATTGCCCCACGATCGTCTATGTTTCTAGGACAAAGACCACGGCGGTTCTTGCCGAGAAACTGAACCAGGATGGTTTTGTTGCGCGCGCATTCAACGGCAAGATGGACAGCCGTGAAAAAGTCGAAAACCAGAATGCCTTTATCAACAATCAGGTGCAGATTATTGTTGCCACGTCGGCTTTTGGCATGGGCGTTGACAAGGACAATGTTCAGCTTGTTGTCCATTATGAAATTTCCGATTCGCTAGAGAATTATGTTCAGGAAGCTGGCCGTGCAGGGCGAAACCAAAGCCTGGAGGCCGATTGCTACGTTCTTTTCAACGAGAAAGATCTGGACAAACATTTCTTGTTGTTGAACCAGACAAAACTCAGTTTGAGCGAGATTCAGCAAGTTTGGAAAGCCATCAAGAGTCTTACCAAGAATCGGTCGATCTTGAAGCGTTCCCCATTGGAAATTGCTCGCGAAGCAGGTTTTGACGACCCCAACGGGGATGTGGAAACTCGTGTCAAGACGGCAATCCTTGCGTTGGAAGAAGCTGGCTATATTGAGCGTAGGCAAAATTGCCCAAGAGTGTTTGCGACGGGCATAATGGTCCAAAATATGGACGAGGCCCGTAGAAAGATTACGGCTTCGACCCTTTTTGACGAGAAGCAGAAAGAAGCCGCTTCTAGAATCATGAGTCTCCTGATTTCCGAAAGGAGCACGTCAAAAGCCGATAGCGATGAAGCAGAATCCAGAATCGACTATATTGCCGACATTTTGGGTTTGAAATGTAGCGAAGTCCAAGAGTCCGTTCAGCTATTACGCGCAGAAAACATTCTTGCAGACACCAGGGATTTGACCGCATATATCAAGAAATCCGAAGGCGAGAATAAGTCGAAGGGAGTCATAAACCGTTTTGGCCAAATGGAAAATCTCCTTCTTTCGAAACTGGAAACGGGTAAAACCATTTTCAACTTGAAGGAATTGAACGAAGAGGCGATGGCGTCGGGTATCAAAAAATCTAGCGTCAAGGATTTCAAGACAATATTATTCTTTTGGATGATCAATAATTTCATCGAGAAGAATTATTATTCTGATGTCAGTACGAAAATAGAATTGAAGGTGCCACTGGACACCTTAAAGAAAGATTTTGACCACCGTATTCAGTTATCACGGTTTATCGTTGAACATCTGTATCAAACGAATTTGAAAGTAAGGCCAAATCAACGTGAAGAAGCGCTGATTCAATTTTCCGAAAAGGAATTGTTGGCTGCCTATGAAGACGAGATTTCGCTTTTCACCAAGGAAACGGTCTCTTACAAGGATTTGGAAAGGTCTTTGCTTTATCTTTCCAAGACGAATTCCCTACAGATAGAAAACGGCTTTTTGGTCTTGTATAATGCTCTTGAAATACACAGAATCGAAAAGAACAATTTGATAAAATATAAAGTCGACGACTACGAAAAGCTGAATAATTTCTACAAGATGAAAATGCAGCAGATTCACATCGTTGGCGAATACGCCAACATGATGGTTCGCGATAGCAAGCAGGCGTTGACTTTTGTGAGCGATTATTTTGCCTTGGAATACAAGATGTTCCTGAAGAAATATTTCAAGGGAAATCGCGAAGACGAAATCAACCACAACATCACTCCACAAAAGTATCATGAAATCGTTGACGAGCTTTCGCCGCGGCAGAGAGAAATAATAGAAGATAAGGACAGCCAGTATATAATGGTTGCCGCCGGGCCAGGTAGCGGAAAAACGCGAGTACTGGTGCATAAACTGGCTTCGCTGATGCTGCTGGAAGATGTAAAGCACGAACAATTGCTGATGCTGACATTTTCACGGAGTGCCGCAATTGATTTTAAGGAAAAGCTGCGCAAGCTGATTGGAAATGCCGCTGTTTATCTGACCGCGAAGACGTTCCATTCTTATGCCTTTGATTTGCTTGGAAAGATGGGTGACCTGAACGAATCTGATTCTGTTATCGAAACAGCGGTGCAGATGATTCGCGAGGGGGAAATTGAACAAAGCAAGATAACGAAAAAAGTCCTTGTCATCGATGAAGCCCAGGATATGGATGAGCACCAGTTTGCTCTTGTCCAAGCGTTGATTGAGCAAAACGAAGACATGCGCGTAATAGCCGTCGGGGACGATGATCAAAATATTTTTGAAGGGATTCACAAGAAAAATGGTTCCGGTTCTGTAAATTTGAGCAAGTTTACAGAGATCTACAATGCGAAAAAATACGAACTTGTCGAAAACTATCGAAGCATAAAGCCGGTGGTAGATTTCAGCAATCGCTTTGTGCAGGATATCCCGAACCGTTTGAAAGAGAACCCCATCGTTTCTGTAAGGGAAGGTGTCGGAGCAGTAAGGATTCGAAGGTTCGCTTCTACGAGCCTGGAATACCCGGTATTGAACCATCTGAAGAAATATCCTCCTCTCGGGACAGTGGGCGTATTGACCCAGACCAACGATGATGCGTTAAAGGTCATGGCACTTTTGAATCATGAAAAGATAAAGGCGAAGTTAATCCAAGATAGCGATGGATTTGCCTTGCACGAACTGATAGAATTCAGAAGTTTCTTGAAGTGGGTCCAAAAGGAAAATGAACCGATTATCAGTACGGAAGATTGGAACCTTGCCGTTGAAAAGCTGAAAGAGAAATACCAAAAGAGTTCCATACTTGACATTTGCTTGCGAGCCCTTGACGTTTACAAGAGCCAGAACGACCGTCTTTATCAAAACGACTTCAAACTATTCTTGATGGAATCCAAAATTTCGGACTTTGAAAGAGGAACGAAGAAAGAAGTTGTTGTATCGACTATTCACAAAGCCAAAGGACGTGAATTCGATAGAGTTTATGTGATGGTGAAAGACCAACGAATGAACACGGAGGAAGGAAGACGTGTTCTGTATGTTGCGTTCACTCGTGCGAAGAATCAATTGTACGTTTTCCATTGTTGCCCCTTCTTGGAAGAGTATGCGCCCGAGAAACTAATAGATAAAGCCGAGTATCCAGAACCGGCAGAAATCATTTGCCAGTTCGGGCACAAAAATTTGTGGCTTGATTATTTCTATGGCGAAGCATCGGGTGAAGGCCCGGAATTGAAGAAAAGGGTTTTCGCACTATGTGCGGGAATGCCGTTGCGATTTAGGAACGGTTGCCTGTATGATTCTTCTTCATCCAAAAATGCGATTGCCGTTTTGTCGAAGGACGCAAAAGCAAAAATAGCGCACCTAGAAGAACTGGGCTATGTCGTGAAAAAAGTCAAAATCCGTTACATAGTCGCTTGGAAAAACAAAGAACGCGAAGATGAGTGCCCGATTATTCTGCCAGAAATAGAACTGGAAAGAAGAGGGTAG